One genomic region from Nostoc sphaeroides encodes:
- a CDS encoding Uma2 family endonuclease has translation MLANAATHNVTWEKLPDDFVLDNEPVDNINQPLLAAALTESLELASRLPADALTITNYGICATLNNRFVVKAPDWGYVPSIRVSREEVKRSYTPRLQGDIPVIVMEFLSDTEGGEYSSKPTYPPGKWFYYEQILQVPNYAIFEPDSGVLEVYRRDDLGYYQLQTPDANNRHWIAEMNLFLSVWQGSRENRTGYWLRWWDDNGELLLWGLELAAKERQRAERLAAQLKALGVEPEV, from the coding sequence ATGCTAGCCAATGCAGCCACCCATAATGTCACCTGGGAAAAGTTACCTGATGATTTTGTTTTAGACAACGAGCCAGTGGATAACATTAATCAGCCACTCTTGGCTGCTGCTTTAACAGAAAGCTTGGAACTTGCCAGCAGACTACCCGCCGATGCTTTAACCATCACTAATTACGGTATCTGCGCCACCTTGAATAATCGATTTGTAGTCAAAGCACCAGATTGGGGTTATGTACCATCAATTCGAGTCTCACGAGAAGAAGTGAAGCGCAGTTATACGCCACGACTTCAAGGTGATATTCCCGTAATTGTGATGGAATTTCTCTCAGATACCGAAGGTGGAGAGTATTCGAGTAAACCGACCTATCCCCCAGGTAAATGGTTTTATTATGAGCAGATTTTACAAGTGCCAAACTATGCCATTTTTGAACCAGATAGCGGAGTGTTAGAAGTTTATCGGCGAGATGATTTAGGATATTATCAACTGCAAACACCAGATGCAAATAATCGTCACTGGATTGCCGAAATGAATTTGTTTTTAAGCGTATGGCAAGGAAGCCGAGAAAACCGCACAGGTTATTGGTTACGTTGGTGGGATGATAACGGCGAATTATTACTGTGGGGTTTGGAGTTAGCAGCAAAAGAACGCCAGCGTGCAGAGAGATTAGCTGCTCAGTTAAAAGCGCTGGGAGTGGAACCTGAGGTTTAA
- a CDS encoding potassium channel family protein, with protein MYVLIGGAGLVGLSLAQKLVELGHTVAVIDIDPIACRYAREQVGAMAFEGSAVSTEVLLEAGIRKAGSLAAVLRSDALNLAMVTLAKHYGVTHILSRMRHPDFAEPLRIAGANHIISTVELSVSTMVNAIEYPQVESMMHFEQGQIEVLKLSIPNNCYVAGRSVAEIAQDSQFPSGSLIIGYQPHPHEDLMIPNGSTILEPHSTVLIVTKPGSLHQVIDFIEQKC; from the coding sequence ATGTACGTACTAATTGGTGGTGCAGGCTTAGTGGGCTTAAGTTTGGCGCAAAAACTCGTAGAACTAGGACATACTGTTGCCGTAATTGACATTGACCCTATCGCTTGCCGCTATGCCCGTGAACAAGTGGGTGCAATGGCTTTTGAAGGTAGTGCAGTGAGTACAGAAGTATTGTTAGAAGCAGGGATTCGCAAAGCCGGTTCCTTGGCAGCTGTTCTGAGAAGTGATGCCTTAAACTTGGCAATGGTAACTCTTGCAAAACACTACGGTGTCACCCATATTTTAAGTCGGATGCGCCACCCCGATTTTGCCGAACCGTTGCGTATCGCTGGAGCTAACCATATTATCAGTACTGTTGAACTATCAGTTTCAACAATGGTGAATGCCATTGAATATCCGCAAGTGGAATCAATGATGCATTTTGAGCAGGGACAGATTGAGGTTCTGAAACTTTCCATCCCCAACAATTGCTATGTTGCTGGTCGTAGCGTTGCCGAAATTGCTCAGGATTCCCAATTTCCTAGTGGTTCGCTAATTATTGGCTATCAACCCCATCCCCACGAAGATTTGATGATTCCTAACGGTAGTACAATACTGGAACCTCATTCAACTGTGCTGATTGTGACTAAACCAGGATCTTTACATCAAGTCATTGATTTTATTGAACAAAAATGTTGA
- a CDS encoding type I restriction enzyme HsdR N-terminal domain-containing protein, with protein MVQVIQGKDITLAQLIDEFGLHLAEDELFFSEWQQDLPELSDLEKQSLNEVKAEYLHLSKYSILEPVVKMVVLSPLLRLAGFYQPPFYIASEQEVRISSEDEGTIIRGRIDILVFHPPFWVLVIEAKRADYSLVVAIPQALAYMLADATSAKPVFGFVTNGSEFQFIKLTKQVTPRYALSYTLSLNRRDDLYTVVKVLKHLAGLIRNS; from the coding sequence ATGGTTCAAGTTATTCAAGGAAAAGATATCACCCTAGCCCAACTCATCGATGAATTTGGTCTACACCTTGCAGAGGACGAACTTTTTTTTTCAGAGTGGCAACAAGATTTACCTGAGTTGAGTGATTTAGAAAAGCAATCTCTCAACGAAGTCAAGGCAGAATATTTGCATCTATCAAAATATTCTATTTTGGAACCTGTAGTCAAAATGGTGGTGCTATCTCCACTATTGCGTCTAGCAGGTTTTTATCAACCGCCTTTTTACATCGCCTCAGAACAAGAGGTCAGAATTTCTTCTGAAGACGAAGGCACGATTATCAGAGGACGTATTGACATCTTGGTGTTCCATCCACCATTCTGGGTGCTTGTGATTGAGGCAAAACGAGCAGATTACTCTCTAGTAGTTGCAATTCCACAAGCATTGGCTTATATGTTGGCAGATGCAACTTCGGCAAAACCTGTTTTTGGGTTTGTCACCAATGGTAGTGAATTTCAATTTATTAAGTTGACGAAACAGGTTACACCGAGATATGCCTTATCTTACACACTGTCGCTTAATCGTAGGGATGACTTATATACTGTCGTAAAAGTGTTAAAACATCTAGCTGGTTTAATTCGTAATTCGTAA
- a CDS encoding AAA-like domain-containing protein translates to MKKILIVSANPTTTDKLRLDEEVRKIQEGLQRSRSRDKFELITKWAVRPDDLRRALLDHNPHIIHFSGHGGGNQGLALENNIGEMQLVSTESLARLFKLFKDKIECVLLNACYSEVQAESIYQHINCVVGMNRAIGDRAAIKFAVGFYDALGADRSYEDAYEFGCSAIDLESIPESSTPVLKSRNNPQGAISAKETIPDSEIKLAVSLENPEGQVALNSAFYVERSPIEVDCYEAILQPGALIRIKAPRQMGKTSLMSRVLHHASQHGYQTAPVNFQSADAEFLANLDQFLQWFSASITYELNLPDKLDEYWKGVLGSKNKCTNYFQRYLLPAINSPIALGLDEVDEVFKHPIIAADFFGLLRAWHERSKNETVWKNLRLVIVHSKEVYIPLNINQSPFNVGLPIELPYLNQIQIQDLVQRHRLNWSESQIKELMTLVGGHPYLVRVALYEIARGRMTLENLQKIAATEEGPYSDHLRRHWLNLQEDAELLAAVKQAMMANHAVDVGTTEAFKLRSMGLVKFKGNQVVPLCELYRQYFCDRLGIKN, encoded by the coding sequence GTGAAAAAAATCCTGATTGTGTCAGCTAACCCCACGACGACAGATAAACTTCGCTTGGACGAGGAAGTAAGGAAAATTCAGGAAGGGTTGCAACGCTCTCGCAGCCGAGATAAGTTTGAACTTATTACTAAATGGGCGGTGCGTCCTGACGATTTGCGGCGTGCGCTTTTAGATCATAATCCTCATATCATCCATTTTTCTGGACATGGTGGAGGAAATCAAGGTTTAGCCTTGGAAAATAATATAGGGGAAATGCAGCTGGTGAGTACAGAGTCACTGGCAAGGCTATTTAAATTATTTAAAGACAAAATTGAGTGTGTATTATTAAATGCCTGTTATAGCGAGGTGCAAGCTGAGTCTATTTATCAACACATTAACTGCGTGGTTGGGATGAATCGGGCAATTGGAGACAGAGCCGCAATTAAATTCGCGGTAGGCTTTTATGATGCACTGGGTGCTGATAGGTCTTATGAGGATGCTTATGAGTTTGGCTGTAGCGCTATTGATTTAGAAAGTATTCCAGAGTCTTCGACACCAGTGCTGAAAAGTCGGAACAATCCCCAAGGTGCTATCTCTGCTAAAGAAACGATTCCAGATAGCGAGATAAAACTAGCAGTCTCCTTAGAAAATCCAGAAGGGCAGGTAGCTCTAAACTCTGCTTTTTATGTCGAGCGATCGCCTATTGAGGTAGACTGTTATGAGGCGATTCTTCAACCAGGGGCCTTAATTCGCATCAAAGCTCCCCGGCAGATGGGCAAAACTTCGCTCATGTCGCGGGTTCTCCATCATGCTAGTCAACATGGCTATCAGACAGCACCCGTAAATTTCCAGTCAGCCGATGCAGAATTTCTCGCTAATTTAGATCAGTTTTTGCAGTGGTTCTCTGCCAGCATTACCTACGAATTGAATCTACCCGATAAATTAGACGAGTATTGGAAAGGTGTTTTAGGTAGCAAGAATAAATGTACAAATTACTTTCAACGGTATTTATTACCCGCCATTAATAGCCCCATCGCTTTAGGTTTGGATGAAGTCGATGAAGTCTTCAAGCATCCTATAATTGCTGCTGATTTCTTTGGATTATTACGAGCTTGGCATGAGCGGTCAAAGAATGAGACAGTTTGGAAAAATCTCCGGTTGGTGATTGTGCATTCTAAGGAAGTTTATATTCCACTCAATATTAATCAGTCGCCTTTTAATGTGGGCTTACCCATTGAGTTGCCATACTTAAATCAAATACAAATACAAGACTTGGTACAGCGTCACAGACTCAATTGGTCTGAATCACAAATTAAAGAATTAATGACACTCGTGGGTGGTCATCCTTATTTAGTGCGGGTAGCGCTTTATGAAATTGCCCGTGGTAGGATGACGCTGGAAAATCTGCAAAAAATCGCGGCAACCGAGGAAGGGCCTTACAGTGACCATCTGCGCCGCCATTGGCTGAACTTGCAAGAAGATGCAGAATTGCTAGCTGCCGTCAAACAAGCGATGATGGCAAATCACGCCGTGGATGTAGGCACAACTGAAGCGTTTAAACTCCGCAGTATGGGGTTAGTTAAGTTTAAAGGCAATCAAGTAGTGCCACTGTGTGAATTGTACCGTCAATATTTTTGCGATCGCTTGGGAATTAAAAATTAA
- a CDS encoding bile acid:sodium symporter family protein: MEANFLTAVFLPLALFIIMLGMGLTLTLEDFKRVVIYPKAVVIGLVAQLIMLPIVGFGIASVFPLEPQLAVGVMILAACPGGATSNMITFLAGGDVALSVTLTAISSFITVFTIPVVVNLSMQRFLGEGTTLQLPFLSTVLQIAVITLLPVAIGMIAKRYAPGLADKADKPVKWLSLFFLAVVITGVLLRERNNFVSYVIDVGWATLVLNVVAMALGFAIATLTRLEEKRVTAITIEVGIQNGTLAIAIASTPTLLNSPTMAIPGAIYGLLMFVTGAGFAWWSSRRQSLLKA, from the coding sequence ATGGAAGCAAATTTTCTGACGGCTGTTTTTCTGCCCCTAGCTCTATTTATTATCATGTTAGGCATGGGGTTAACCTTGACCCTAGAAGACTTTAAGCGAGTTGTAATCTATCCCAAAGCAGTGGTGATTGGCTTGGTGGCGCAGTTGATTATGTTACCGATTGTGGGCTTTGGCATTGCGTCGGTGTTTCCCCTTGAACCACAATTAGCGGTAGGCGTAATGATTTTAGCAGCCTGTCCCGGTGGCGCTACTTCTAATATGATTACGTTTTTGGCTGGGGGTGATGTTGCTCTTTCTGTGACACTAACAGCTATTAGTAGTTTCATTACGGTTTTTACGATTCCTGTGGTAGTAAATTTGTCAATGCAGAGATTTTTGGGGGAAGGAACAACGCTACAGTTACCTTTCTTAAGTACTGTTTTGCAAATTGCGGTGATTACACTTTTACCTGTAGCAATTGGGATGATAGCCAAGCGGTATGCACCCGGCTTGGCAGACAAGGCAGATAAACCTGTGAAGTGGCTGTCTTTATTTTTCCTGGCGGTGGTAATTACTGGAGTGCTGCTGCGAGAACGGAATAATTTTGTTTCTTATGTAATAGATGTGGGCTGGGCAACTCTGGTTTTGAATGTGGTTGCAATGGCTTTAGGTTTTGCGATCGCAACCTTAACCAGATTAGAAGAAAAACGCGTTACGGCAATTACCATAGAAGTAGGAATTCAAAATGGGACTCTGGCGATCGCGATCGCTTCTACCCCTACGCTGCTAAATAGTCCTACAATGGCCATTCCTGGGGCAATTTATGGTCTGCTAATGTTTGTAACCGGCGCTGGATTTGCTTGGTGGTCTAGTCGTCGCCAAAGCTTGTTGAAAGCATAA
- a CDS encoding DUF3124 domain-containing protein, with product MKLYRYIYLAIAVILLVSCQSPEIPPKSQPDAIPATPLQKIVTLDKNFKIASSQTVYVPVYSHIYHHNRQEIFELAVTLSIRNTDLTNAIVITSVRYYNSEGKLVKQYLELPIQLDALASTDFFINRNDTSGGLGANFVVEWVAQTEISEPIVEAVMIGTDFQQGISFISPGRVIKSQNNDKRSPVK from the coding sequence ATGAAGCTGTATCGATATATTTATTTAGCGATCGCTGTTATTCTTCTTGTATCTTGTCAATCACCCGAAATTCCACCAAAGTCACAACCCGATGCCATTCCAGCAACCCCATTGCAAAAAATCGTGACACTGGATAAGAATTTTAAGATAGCAAGCAGTCAAACTGTTTATGTTCCTGTCTATTCTCATATCTATCATCACAATCGCCAGGAGATTTTCGAGTTAGCAGTTACGCTAAGTATTCGGAATACAGATTTGACCAATGCGATCGTTATTACTTCTGTGCGCTACTATAACTCAGAAGGGAAACTAGTTAAACAGTATTTAGAGCTACCTATTCAACTTGATGCCCTAGCTTCTACAGATTTTTTTATCAATAGAAATGATACCAGTGGAGGTTTAGGCGCAAACTTTGTTGTCGAGTGGGTAGCCCAAACAGAAATATCCGAACCGATAGTGGAAGCAGTCATGATTGGCACTGACTTTCAACAAGGAATTTCTTTTATCAGTCCTGGTAGAGTAATTAAAAGTCAAAATAACGATAAGCGATCGCCTGTAAAATAA
- a CDS encoding cation:proton antiporter: MDVTQLVKVSIILLVLATGVALLSRRLGIPYVTGLVLAGLPITELLSRPIGLNPTLVLNLFLPILIFEAGINTDVSRLRSTFKPIALLAGPGAVLSSGIIAVLLKFGLGLSWIPALFVGVILANTDTVSMIAVFKDIPVPSRLSTIVEGETLFNDAAALVSFNLILQVYSTGSITFIEGIQQLLFISLGGCLVGLVLGYLSIPIFARLDDALSSLLLTVAVALGTFQVGQFLGVSGAVAVVVAGLIFGNLGLSRNTSASSRITLLSFWEYASFTVNTFIFLLIGVEINLVTLWKTLPAILLAVLAYQVGRVLTVYPLLAGVRWIDRPIPLRWQHLLFLGNIKGSLSMALALSLPTTLPGREVLIAIVFGCVLVSLVGQGLSLPWVVKRLKLSKFSEAQQQVEELQAQLMTGKAAQDELDSLLKSGVLPKAVYEEMRSAYQVRIAGAEKTLRELYNRRPDEVEGGSGNSSKLEAIRRRLLLAEKGALNEAMRKRILSEEIVRGRIQNLDEQLLKLEDD, from the coding sequence ATGGATGTAACTCAATTAGTCAAAGTTTCAATTATTCTCTTGGTGCTTGCTACAGGTGTAGCTCTGCTGTCACGGAGATTAGGAATCCCTTATGTTACGGGTTTAGTATTAGCAGGTTTGCCCATCACTGAGCTATTGTCTCGTCCAATTGGTTTAAATCCAACCCTTGTTTTGAATCTTTTTTTGCCAATTCTGATCTTTGAAGCTGGTATTAATACAGATGTCAGCCGCCTACGCAGCACCTTTAAACCAATTGCCCTATTAGCTGGGCCAGGGGCTGTACTTTCCAGTGGTATTATTGCCGTTCTGTTGAAATTTGGGCTGGGATTAAGTTGGATACCTGCCTTATTTGTCGGAGTAATTCTGGCAAACACTGATACTGTTTCCATGATTGCCGTCTTTAAGGATATACCGGTACCATCCCGGCTTTCTACCATCGTTGAAGGAGAAACTCTATTCAACGATGCGGCTGCCCTAGTTTCCTTCAACCTAATTTTGCAAGTATATTCAACAGGCTCAATCACATTTATAGAGGGAATCCAACAACTGCTATTTATCTCTCTAGGGGGTTGCCTGGTGGGGTTAGTCTTGGGCTACTTGAGTATACCTATATTCGCCCGTTTAGATGATGCTCTTAGTAGTCTTTTATTGACAGTCGCAGTTGCATTAGGAACTTTTCAGGTTGGGCAATTTCTCGGTGTATCAGGTGCGGTGGCTGTAGTTGTCGCGGGATTAATTTTCGGGAATTTAGGGCTTTCTCGCAATACTTCTGCTTCTAGTCGCATCACCTTGTTAAGTTTTTGGGAATATGCCAGTTTTACCGTCAACACCTTTATTTTTCTATTGATTGGTGTAGAAATAAACTTGGTAACGCTATGGAAAACTTTACCTGCAATTCTACTTGCAGTTTTGGCTTATCAAGTCGGACGAGTTCTTACAGTTTATCCTCTACTAGCAGGCGTTCGCTGGATTGACCGTCCAATTCCTTTGCGCTGGCAACATTTACTGTTTTTAGGCAATATCAAAGGTTCCCTCTCAATGGCTCTGGCGTTGAGCTTACCTACCACATTGCCAGGGCGAGAAGTTCTGATAGCTATAGTCTTTGGCTGTGTGCTGGTATCGTTAGTGGGACAGGGTTTAAGTTTGCCTTGGGTGGTAAAACGCTTAAAATTATCTAAATTTTCAGAAGCTCAACAACAGGTTGAAGAATTGCAAGCCCAGTTGATGACGGGTAAGGCAGCACAAGATGAATTAGATAGTCTGTTGAAATCAGGGGTGTTACCAAAAGCCGTTTATGAAGAGATGCGTTCAGCTTATCAGGTGCGAATTGCTGGTGCAGAAAAGACACTGCGGGAACTTTATAATCGTCGTCCTGATGAGGTGGAAGGTGGAAGTGGCAACAGCAGTAAGCTTGAAGCCATTCGCCGACGTTTACTTTTGGCAGAAAAGGGAGCGCTCAATGAGGCAATGCGGAAGCGAATTCTCTCGGAAGAAATTGTGCGTGGGCGGATACAAAATCTTGATGAGCAATTGTTGAAGCTTGAAGATGATTAG
- a CDS encoding eIF2A-related protein translates to MTQYQYQVGGSLPQNALTYVRRQADHDLYEGLKAGDFCYVLNSRQMGKSSLRVQVMQQLQTEGFACAVVDFTAIGTADITPEQWYAGVIDTLVGSFNIYTTFDLDTWWADNGLLSPVQHLSKFIETILLKTITENIVIFIDEIDSVLSLSFNLDDFFAVIRDCYNRRADNPEYNRITFALIGVSTPSDLIQDKRRTPFNIGQAIDLTGFQLPEAQPLAQGLAVTGNPQEAMAAVLAWTGGQPFLTQKVCKLLIEECLVETRFIASSSRDEDKSQIEALVAGVVRKRIIENWETQDEPEHLKTIRDRIMQSGEQRTGRLLGLCQQIVQQSEIVADDSDDQMALRLTGLVVKRDGKLRIYNRIYAEVFKWEWSENILARLRPYSDAFNAWVAADFQDESRLLRGKALQEALVWRIGKSLTDVDDRFLDASQELERLEVERNLELAKKEQEILTAANQKARQTVLIAWVLLFISAVAAIGLGVLASKSNQQLASAENQLKRFDSEKGQREQELITAQQRIANANKKLTNAQKKLVDAEANLKKQQQTAKEQLAATNQKLAQAKDKENQAREQVGKAQNEVQQAKKQQRKALAGLKTAETKQQQAQERVKQAQADLRKTETAQKVAVAATRLERSGVANINRFQFNQLGALLAAMGDGRELKSLIDKQGIKQLQDYPAASPVLALQTILDKVQGFTVMAGHESYVRSASFSPDGQRILTASDDKTARLWDLQGKEIAKFQGHEDWVTSASFSPDGQRILTASDDKTARLWDLQGKEIAKFQGHEDWVTSASFSPDGQRILTASDDKTARLWDLQGKEIAKFQGHEDWVRSASFSPDGQRILTASDDKTARLWDLQGKEIAKFQGHEDWVTSASFSPDGQRILTASDDKTARLWDLQGKEIAKFQGHEDWVTSASFSPDGQRILTASSDKTARLWDLQGKEIAKFQGHESYVRSASFSPDGQRILTASSDKTARLWDLQGKEIAKFQGHESYVTSASFSPDGQRILTASDDKTARLWDLQGKEIAKFQGHESDVTSASFSPDGQRILTASDDKTARLWDLQGKEIAKFQGHESYVRSASFSPDGQRILTASLDKTARLWDLQGKEIAKFQGHESDVTSASFSPDGQRILTASYEKTARLWDLQGKEIAKFQGHEDWVTSASFSPDGQRILTASSDKTARLWDLQGKEIAKFQGHESYVTSASFSPDGQRILTASYDNTARLWDLQGKEIAKFQGHESYVTSASFSPDGQRILTASYDNTARLWDLQGKEIAKFQGHENSVISASFSPDGQRILIASVDKTGLVVSIYAWNVESLEQLLARGCRWLHNYLIYAPNLSDSDKQLCKKK, encoded by the coding sequence ATGACCCAGTATCAATATCAAGTCGGTGGTAGTCTGCCTCAAAATGCCCTAACTTATGTTAGACGGCAAGCTGACCATGACCTCTATGAAGGCTTGAAGGCTGGGGATTTTTGTTATGTACTCAATTCCCGGCAGATGGGGAAATCTAGCTTGCGGGTACAGGTAATGCAGCAGTTGCAAACTGAGGGATTTGCTTGTGCTGTTGTTGATTTTACAGCTATTGGGACGGCAGATATTACGCCAGAACAGTGGTATGCCGGGGTGATTGATACTCTGGTGGGAAGTTTTAATATTTATACAACTTTTGATTTAGATACTTGGTGGGCTGATAACGGGTTGCTTTCACCAGTGCAGCACTTGAGCAAGTTTATTGAAACAATTTTACTTAAAACTATTACTGAAAACATTGTTATTTTTATTGATGAAATTGACAGCGTTCTGAGTCTTTCATTCAACTTAGATGACTTTTTTGCAGTTATCCGCGATTGCTACAACCGACGGGCAGACAATCCTGAATATAATCGCATCACCTTTGCTTTGATTGGCGTATCTACGCCTTCAGATTTGATTCAAGACAAACGCCGGACACCTTTTAATATTGGACAGGCAATTGATTTAACCGGCTTTCAACTCCCAGAGGCGCAACCCTTGGCACAGGGTTTGGCGGTAACGGGAAATCCTCAAGAGGCAATGGCAGCAGTGCTGGCTTGGACGGGGGGACAGCCATTTTTGACACAAAAAGTTTGTAAATTGTTAATTGAGGAATGCCTTGTAGAGACGCGATTTATCGCGTCTTCTTCTAGAGACGAGGATAAATCCCAAATTGAGGCGTTAGTGGCAGGGGTGGTAAGAAAGCGGATTATTGAAAATTGGGAGACGCAAGATGAGCCGGAGCATTTGAAGACGATTCGAGACAGAATCATGCAAAGTGGGGAGCAGCGCACTGGGCGGCTTTTGGGATTGTGTCAGCAAATTGTGCAGCAGAGTGAGATTGTCGCTGATGATAGTGATGACCAAATGGCGCTGCGGTTGACTGGGTTGGTGGTAAAGCGGGATGGAAAGTTGCGAATTTATAACCGCATCTATGCAGAGGTGTTTAAGTGGGAATGGTCTGAAAATATTTTAGCTAGGTTGCGTCCATATTCTGATGCTTTTAATGCTTGGGTCGCTGCTGATTTTCAAGATGAATCGCGGTTGTTGCGGGGAAAAGCGTTACAAGAGGCTTTGGTTTGGCGAATTGGTAAAAGTTTGACTGATGTCGATGACCGATTTTTGGATGCTAGCCAAGAGTTAGAAAGATTAGAGGTTGAGAGAAATTTAGAGTTAGCCAAGAAAGAACAAGAAATTTTAACCGCAGCTAATCAAAAAGCCAGACAGACAGTTTTAATTGCTTGGGTTTTGTTGTTTATTTCTGCGGTAGCTGCGATTGGGTTAGGAGTATTAGCAAGCAAGAGTAATCAACAACTGGCTTCGGCAGAAAATCAACTGAAGAGATTTGATAGTGAGAAAGGACAGAGAGAGCAAGAACTAATAACGGCACAGCAGCGAATTGCCAATGCTAATAAAAAGCTGACTAATGCACAAAAAAAGCTAGTGGATGCTGAGGCTAATTTAAAAAAGCAACAGCAAACTGCCAAGGAACAACTAGCTGCAACAAACCAAAAACTAGCACAAGCCAAAGACAAGGAAAATCAGGCGCGAGAACAAGTAGGAAAGGCACAAAATGAGGTGCAACAAGCAAAAAAACAACAGCGAAAGGCTTTAGCGGGGTTAAAAACTGCCGAAACAAAACAACAGCAGGCGCAGGAACGGGTAAAACAGGCTCAAGCTGACCTGCGAAAGACGGAAACAGCCCAAAAAGTTGCAGTAGCAGCTACGCGGCTGGAACGGTCAGGAGTAGCGAATATCAACCGCTTTCAGTTTAATCAGCTGGGGGCTTTGCTGGCGGCGATGGGGGATGGCAGAGAGTTAAAAAGTTTAATAGACAAGCAGGGAATTAAACAACTCCAGGACTACCCAGCTGCTAGCCCTGTGTTGGCTTTACAGACGATTTTGGATAAAGTGCAGGGATTTACAGTCATGGCCGGGCATGAGAGTTATGTCAGAAGTGCCAGTTTTAGCCCGGACGGGCAGCGCATCCTCACCGCCTCTGATGACAAGACAGCGCGGCTGTGGGACTTACAGGGCAAGGAAATTGCCAAGTTTCAGGGGCATGAGGATTGGGTCACAAGTGCCAGTTTTAGCCCGGACGGGCAGCGCATCCTCACCGCCTCTGATGACAAGACAGCGCGGCTGTGGGACTTACAGGGCAAGGAAATTGCCAAGTTTCAGGGGCATGAGGATTGGGTCACAAGTGCCAGTTTTAGCCCGGACGGGCAGCGCATCCTCACCGCCTCTGATGACAAGACAGCGCGGCTGTGGGACTTACAGGGCAAGGAAATTGCCAAGTTTCAGGGGCATGAGGATTGGGTCAGAAGTGCCAGTTTTAGCCCGGACGGGCAGCGCATCCTCACCGCCTCTGATGACAAGACAGCGCGGCTGTGGGACTTACAGGGCAAGGAAATTGCCAAGTTTCAGGGGCATGAGGATTGGGTCACAAGTGCCAGTTTTAGCCCGGACGGGCAGCGCATCCTCACCGCCTCTGATGACAAGACAGCGCGGCTGTGGGACTTACAGGGCAAGGAAATTGCCAAGTTTCAGGGGCATGAGGATTGGGTCACAAGTGCCAGTTTTAGCCCGGACGGGCAGCGCATCCTCACCGCCTCCTCGGACAAGACAGCGCGGCTGTGGGACTTACAGGGCAAGGAAATTGCCAAGTTTCAGGGGCATGAGAGTTATGTCAGAAGTGCCAGTTTTAGCCCGGACGGGCAGCGCATCCTCACCGCCTCCTCGGACAAGACAGCGCGGCTGTGGGACTTACAGGGCAAGGAAATTGCCAAGTTTCAGGGGCATGAGAGTTATGTCACAAGTGCCAGTTTTAGCCCGGACGGGCAGCGCATCCTCACCGCCTCTGATGACAAGACAGCGCGGCTGTGGGACTTACAGGGCAAGGAAATTGCCAAGTTTCAGGGGCATGAGAGTGATGTCACAAGTGCCAGTTTTAGCCCGGACGGGCAGCGCATCCTCACCGCCTCTGATGACAAGACAGCGCGGCTGTGGGACTTACAGGGCAAGGAAATTGCCAAGTTTCAGGGGCATGAGAGTTATGTCAGAAGTGCCAGTTTTAGCCCGGACGGGCAGCGCATCCTCACCGCCTCTTTGGACAAGACAGCGCGGCTGTGGGACTTACAGGGCAAGGAAATTGCCAAGTTTCAGGGGCATGAGAGTGATGTCACAAGTGCCAGTTTTAGCCCGGACGGGCAGCGCATCCTCACCGCCTCATATGAGAAGACAGCGCGGCTGTGGGACTTACAGGGCAAGGAAATTGCCAAGTTTCAGGGGCATGAGGATTGGGTCACAAGTGCCAGTTTTAGCCCGGACGGGCAGCGCATCCTCACCGCCTCCTCGGACAAGACAGCGCGGCTGTGGGACTTACAGGGCAAGGAAATTGCCAAGTTTCAGGGGCATGAGAGTTATGTCACAAGTGCCAGTTTTAGCCCGGACGGGCAGCGCATCCTCACCGCCTCATATGACAATACAGCGCGGCTGTGGGACTTACAGGGCAAGGAAATTGCCAAGTTTCAGGGGCATGAGAGTTATGTCACAAGTGCCAGTTTTAGCCCGGACGGGCAGCGCATCCTCACCGCCTCATATGACAATACAGCGCGGCTGTGGGACTTACAGGGCAAGGAAATTGCCAAGTTTCAGGGGCATGAAAATTCTGTCATAAGTGCCAGTTTTAGCCCGGACGGACAGCGTATCCTCATCGCCTCCGTTGACAAAACAGGGCTGGTTGTCTCTATTTATGCGTGGAATGTGGAAAGCTTGGAGCAATTACTAGCACGGGGTTGTCGGTGGTTGCATAACTATTTAATTTATGCGCCTAATTTGAGTGATAGTGATAAGCAGCTTTGCAAAAAGAAGTGA